A window from Populus trichocarpa isolate Nisqually-1 chromosome 3, P.trichocarpa_v4.1, whole genome shotgun sequence encodes these proteins:
- the LOC7458174 gene encoding uncharacterized protein LOC7458174: MGKRGGGGASKKPPLNTLTASNKSFALSAKGGNHNPRSLLRLEHLQNLASWATEEASIPSLAAFFGRQFASSAEALGVPLDPSALFQCQRCGTFLRPGFNCTTQIEKNQSKARRRHKRFSTSTKNNVVYKCHHCLHINLKRGTPKGHMKEICPPKPKPQAKPTKSVLQKSANLEKGTSSKGEIVKIDGPALPAISLGTSMTNNPANPFPRIKTDEIYKIAETALPAISVDTSITDSPATPFPRVKTDEIIKIDETALPAISMSASITSSPATPLPSGRFSLLDATKKKRNRSAKKPEQSEGDSAAMDAENTVSTSSKRKRKSWTSLKEIVEKRAQ; encoded by the exons ATGGGAAAGAGAGGAGGAGGGGGAGCCAGCAAAAAGCCACCACTGAACACGCTAACAGCGTCTAACAAGTCTTTCGCACTGAGTGCAAAAGGCGGAAATCACAATCCCAGGTCATTATTGAGACTTGAACACTTGCAGAATCTTGCATCATGGGCTACTGAAGAAGCTTCAATCCCTTCTCTTGCTGCCTTTTTTGGGCGTCAGTTTGCGTCTTCTGCAGAGGCTTTGGGTGTCCCACTTGACCCTTCTGCTCTGTTTCAGTGTCAGAG GTGCGGGACATTTCTTCGACCTGGCTTTAACTGCAcaacacaaattgaaaagaatcaaTCAAAGGCAAGGCGTCGACACAAGAGATTTAGTACTTCGACGAAGAATAATGTCGTCTACAAATGCCACCACTGTTTACATATTAATCTAAAGAGAGGAACTCCTAAAGGCCACATGAAAGAAATATGTCCGCCCAAGCCCAAGCCACAAGCTAAACCAACCAAGTCCGTGCTTCAGAAGTCTGCCAACTTGGAGAAAGGCACAAGTAGCAAAGGTGAGATAGTTAAGATCGACGGGCCAGCTCTGCCTGCAATATCTCTGGGTACTTCCATGACGAACAATCCAGCAAATCCATTTCCGAGGATTAAGACAGATGAGATATACAAGATAGCCGAGACAGCTTTGCCTGCAATATCTGTGGATACTTCCATCACAGACAGTCCAGCAACTCCATTTCCAAGAGTTAAGACAGACGAGATAATTAAGATTGATGAGACAGCTTTACCTGCAATATCCATGAGCGCTTCAATCACAAGCAGTCCAGCTACTCCACTCCCAAGCGGCAGATTTTCTCTGCTGGATGCCacgaagaaaaagagaaatagatCAGCTAAAAAACCAGAGCAATCTGAAGGCGATTCTGCTGCAATGGATGCTGAAAACACTGTCAGCACATCaagtaaaagaaagagaaaatcttGGACAAGCCTGAAGGAAATTGTGGAGAAAAGAGCACAATAG
- the LOC7458171 gene encoding glutamate--cysteine ligase, chloroplastic, which translates to MTLVSQAGPSYCIPTDISRCKTAQNVVIGMASNIDASKLKETPARFSSLSCNSSKTPKILSSESLSVGMKRGHQFVVAASPPTEDAVVATEPLTKEDLIRYLASGCKPKENWRIGTEHEKFGFEIGTLRPMKYEQIAELLHGIAERFDWDKIMEGDTIIGLKQEKQSISLEPGGQFELSGAPVETLHQTCAEVNSHLYQVKAVAEEMGIGFLGIGFQPKWVLKDIPIMPKGRYDIMRNYMPKVGSLGLDMMFRTCTVQVNLDFSSEADMIRKFRAGLALQPIATALFANSPFTDGKPNGYLSKRSHIWTDTDNNRAGMLPFVFDDNFGFEQYVDYALDVPMYFVYRKEKYIDCTGMSFRDFLAGRLPCIPGELPTLNDWENHLTTIFPEVRLKRYLEMRGADGGPWRRLCALPAFWVGLLYDEDSLQSVLDMTADWTSEERQMLRNKVPKTGLKTPFRDGLLRHVAEEVLKLAKDGLERRGFKEVGFLNAVAEVASTGITPAEKLLELYHGKWGQSIDPVFEELLY; encoded by the exons ATGACGCTGGTTTCCCAGGCTGGTCCATCATACTGTATACCTACTGATATAAGCCGCTGTAAAACTGCACAAAATGTGGTTATTGGTATGGCTAGTAACATTGATGCATCTAAGCTGAAGGAAACACCCGCCAGATTCTCTTCATTATCATGTAATTCTAGCAAGACACCTAAGATTCTGAGTTCAGAGAGTCTGTCCGTAGGAATGAAAAGAGGGCATCAATTTGTTGTCGCCGCAAGCCCTCCTACAGAAGATGCTGTCGTTGCCACAGAACCACTAACGAAAGAGGATCTTATTAGATACCTTGCCTCTGGTTGCAAGCCTAAGGAAAATTGGAG AATAGGTACAGAACATGAGAAGTTTGGTTTTGAGATTGGAACTTTGCGCCCTATGAAATATGAACAGATTGCAGAGTTGCTTCATGGTATTGCTGAGAGATTTGACTGGGACAAAATAATGGAAGGTGACACCATCATAGGACTTAAACAG GAGAAGCAAAGCATATCATTAGAGCCTGGTGGTCAGTTTGAGCTCAGTGGAGCACCTGTAGAAACTTTGCATCAAACTTGTGCAGAAGTTAATTCACACCTTTATCAG GTGAAAGCTGTTGCAGAGGAAATGGGAATTGGATTCTTAGGAATTGGCTTCCAGCCTAAATGGGTACTCAAAGACATACCTATTATGCCCAAG GGAAGATATGATATCATGAGGAATTACATGCCCAAAGTTGGCTCACTAGGACTTGATATGATGTTTAGGACTTGCACTGTTCAG GTTAACCTGGACTTCAGTTCCGAGGCTGACATGATAAGAAAATTTCGTGCTGGCCTTGCTTTGCAGCCG ATAGCAACAGCTCTATTTGCAAACTCACCTTTCACTGATGGAAAACCAAATGGCTATCTCAGCAAGAGAAG CCATATCTGGACTGATACTGACAACAACCGTGCTGGGATGCTCCCATTTGTTTTTGATGACAACTTTGG GTTTGAGCAGTATGTTGATTATGCTCTTGATGTTCCAATGTATTTCGTGTATCGGAAAGAGAAGTATATTGACTGTACTGGAATGTCATTCCGG GACTTTTTGGCAGGAAGACTTCCATGCATTCCTGGTGAATTGCCTACTCTTAATGACTGGGAAAACCATTTGACAACAATATTTCCCGag GTCAGGTTGAAGAGATACTTAGAGATGAGGGGTGCTGATGGAGGGCCTTGGAGGAGGTTATGTGCATTGCCAGCATTTTGG GTAGGGCTGTTATACGATGAAGACTCACTTCAAAGTGTTCTAGACATGACAGCTGACTGGACTTCTGAAGAAAGACAAATGTTAAGGAATAAG GTTCCAAAGACAGGTCTAAAGACACCATTCCGGGATGGGCTGTTGAGACACGTTGCTGAAGAAGTTCTAAAGCTAGCTAAG GATGGCTTAGAAAGGAGAGGCTTCAAGGAAGTTGGTTTCTTGAACGCAGTGGCTGAGGTGGCCAGCACAG GCATAACACCAGCAGAGAAGCTTTTGGAACTTTACCATGGAAAGTGGGGGCAGTCTATAGATCCTGTTTTTGAAGAGCTACTTTACTAA
- the LOC7465862 gene encoding uncharacterized protein LOC7465862: protein MAFDKIIARRKSSAMLPFSAPSGQILLKWEQWRNTRRQPNCGENQRMRLRKFAQISTSEEEEEEEMSNEHEEGEILPPEEDEDEEASLEDPKPVGKRVRFSGEGSEKKSHYKVFEFSGNRYTIEDPVLLAPETKEQKPDIVIIKDITQTIDGMVMVTGQLFYHPEDAKKKGGGNWQIRDTRELFYSTHHVEVPAKCVMHKCVVHFIPANKQLPDCRKHPGFIVRQIYDAVEQKLWKITDKDHN from the exons ATGGCTTTTGACAAGATTATAGCCAGAAGAAAGTCGTCAGCAATGCTTCCATTCTCA GCCCCAAGTGGTCAAATCCTCTTGAAATGGGAACAGTGGCGCAACACCAGGCGGCAGCCAAATTGCGGAGAGAATCAGAGAATGAGACTCCGAAAATTCGCGCAGATCTCAACGAgcgaagaggaagaggaagaagaaatgtCAAATGAACATGAAGAGGGTGAGATACTTCCCCCAGAagaggatgaggatgaggagGCGTCGCTGGAGGATCCCAAACCGGTTGGGAAACGAGTTAGGTTTTCAGGAGAAGGAAGCGAGAAGAAAAGTCACTACAAGGTTTTCGAGTTTTCCGGAAACCGTTACACTATT GAAGATCCTGTACTTCTAGCTCCTGAAACTAAAGAGCAAAAGCCTGACATTGTAATTATCAAG GACATTACTCAGACCATTGATGGTATGGTGATGGTCACTGGACAACTGTTTTATCACCCCGAAGATGCTAAGAAAAAGGGTGGTGGAAACTGGCAGATACGTGATACCAGGGAGCTGTTCTACAGTACCCATCATGTTGAGGTTCCAGCAAAATGTGTAATGCACAAGTGTGTGGTGCATTTTATCCCCGCCAACAAGCAGCTTCCAGATTGCAGAAAACATCCTGGGTTTATCGTCCGGCAAATTTATGATGCTGTAGAGCAGAAGCTCTGGAAAATAACTGACAAGGACCATAACTAG
- the LOC7458173 gene encoding 5-amino-6-(5-phospho-D-ribitylamino)uracil phosphatase, chloroplastic codes for MADSVAAASLIGYRPLCGGLSVKDTSYRRKSLSSCRCPIKEAVGKRLVYSSPMLPRLKIDRLVNTSIKALATELTKKVYSYREEERIPRTWNYRVDTGVDRKPGLWPPENRADNALLHNPLIRQERMGCSWLGAIFEWEGVIIEDNPDLERQAWLALSREEGKPTPPAFILRRVDGMKNEQAISEVLCWSRDPPEMKRMATRKEEIYQSLQGGIYRLRTGSKEFVNILMHYKIPMALVSTRPRKTLESAIGTVGIEGYFTAIVAAEDVHRGKPDPEMFIYAAQLLNFIPQRCIVFGNSNQTVEAAHDAFMKCVAIASKHPVYELGAADLVVRKLDELSIVDLKNLADIESPEFGPVELETELEPEEDNDRSTSAGVDDIFW; via the coding sequence ATGGCGGATTCAGTTGCTGCAGCATCTCTTATTGGATATAGGCCACTGTGTGGGGGATTGTCTGTCAAGGATACTTCTTACAGGAGAAAGTCTTTGAGTAGTTGTCGGTGTCCGATAAAAGAAGCCGTGGGTAAAAGGCTTGTTTATTCTTCTCCTATGTTGCCAAGATTGAAAATTGATAGGTTAGTTAATACCTCAATTAAGGCTCTGGCAACAGAGCTCACGAAAAAGGTGTATTCATACAGGGAGGAAGAGAGAATACCACGGACTTGGAATTACCGAGTTGATACTGGTGTTGATAGAAAACCAGGTTTGTGGCCACCAGAGAACAGAGCGGATAATGCTTTGTTGCATAATCCCTTGATTCGACAAGAAAGGATGGGTTGCAGTTGGCTGGGTGCTATATTTGAGTGGGAGGGTGTGATAATTGAGGACAATCCTGATCTCGAGAGGCAAGCTTGGCTTGCTCTTTCCCGAGAAGAAGGAAAACCCACTCCTCCAGCTTTTATTTTGAGACGAGTAGACGGGATGAAGAATGAGCAAGCGATTTCTGAAGTCTTGTGTTGGTCGAGAGACCCGCCAGAGATGAAAAGAATGGCTACAAGGAAGGAAGAAATCTACCAATCTCTTCAAGGTGGGATATACAGATTACGAACTGGCTCAAAGGAGTTTGtgaatattttgatgcattacAAGATACCAATGGCATTGGTTTCCACGCGTCCAAGAAAAACTCTCGAGAGTGCAATTGGAACTGTCGGGATTGAAGGGTATTTCACTGCTATTGTAGCAGCAGAAGATGTTCACAGGGGGAAGCCTGATCCGGAGATGTTTATTTATGCAGCCCAGCTTCTAAACTTTATACCACAGCGCTGTATTGTGTTTGGGAACTCTAATCAAACCGTGGAGGCTGCACACGATGCTTTTATGAAGTGTGTTGCTATTGCTAGTAAGCATCCCGTGTATGAGCTTGGTGCTGCAGACTTGGTGGTGAGGAAACTAGATGAACTTTCAATTGTTGATCTGAAGAATCTTGCTGATATTGAATCGCCAGAATTTGGGCCTGTTGAGCTAGAGACGGAGCTGGAGCCTGAGGAGGATAATGATCGATCTACCTCAGCGGGAGTTGATGATATCTTCTGGTAA
- the LOC7465860 gene encoding serine/threonine-protein kinase BSK7 isoform X2 yields MGCECSKLSKCCWSSDYNGSVPEDRNEVNEEKSELDDLPAFREYNIETLRMATSGFSVENIVSEHGEKAPNVVYKGKLENQRRVAVKRFNRSAWPDARQFLEEARAVGQLRNHRLANLLGCCGEGDERLLVAEFMPNDTLAKHLFHWETKPMKWAMRLRVALHLAQALEYCTSKGRALYHDLNAYRIVFDDEGNPRLSCFGLMKNRRDGKSYSTNLAFTPPEYLRTGRVIPESVIYSFGTLLLDLLSGKHIPPSHALDLIRDRNIQMLTDSCLEGQFTNDDGTELVRLASRCLQYEPRERPNSKSLVAALIPLQKDTEVPSHELMGIQDGAAALPLSPLGEACLRMDLTAIHEILEKLGYKDDEGTATEMWTNQKQETLNTKKGDVAFQHKDFIAATELYSQFIDVGNMVSPTVHARRSLSYLMTNLPQEALNDALQAQAISPIWHIASYLQAVALFVLGRENEAQAALKEGSTLENKRSTNA; encoded by the exons ATGGGCTGCGAGTGTTCGAAGCTTTCTAAGTGTTGTTGGAGCTCTGACTATAATGGATCAGTTCCCGAGGACCGCAATGAGG TTAATGAAGAGAAGAGTGAACTTGACGATTTGCCTGCATTTCGTGAATACAACATCGAAACCCTAAGGATGGCGACATCAGGGTTTTCTGTAGAAAATATAGTTTCTGAACATGGGGAAAAGGCTCCAAATGTGGTTTATAAGGGGAAGCTTGAGAATCAGAGGAGGGTTGCTGTGAAACGGTTTAATAGATCAGCTTGGCCTGATGCCAGGCAGTTTTTG GAAGAAGCAAGAGCTGTTGGTCAGCTCCGGAACCATAGGTTGGCAAATTTACTTGGCTGTTGTGGTGAAGGGGATGAGAGGTTACTTGTTGCAGAGTTTATGCCCAATGATACATTAGCCAAACACTTATTCCATT GGGAAACAAAACCAATGAAATGGGCAATGCGACTTAGAGTGGCTCTCCATCTTGCGCAAGCTCTAGAATATTGTACCAGCAAGGGACGTGCTCTGTACCATGATCTGAATGCTTATAGAATTGTCTTTGATGAT GAGGGCAACCCTAGACTTTCATGCTTTGGTCTGATGAAGAACAGGAGAGATGGAAAGAGTTACAGTACAAACTTGGCGTTTACTCCTCCTGAGTATCTGAGGACGG GAAGGGTAATACCAGAAAGTGTAATTTATAGCTTTGGCACCCTTTTGCTGGACCTTCTTAGTGGGAAACATATTCCTCCCAGCCAT GCACTGGATTTGATAAGGGACAGAAATATTCAAATGCTGACAGATTCTTGCTTGGAAGGCCAATTTACAAATGATGATGGAACTGAGTTGGTGCGGTTAGCTTCACGTTGTTTACAATATGAGCCCCGGGAGCGACCAAATTCAAAGTCTTTAGTTGCTGCTTTGATTCCTCTTCAGAAGGATACCGAG GTTCCTTCTCATGAATTGATGGGGATACAAGATGGTGCTGCAGCATTACCTCTTTCACCACTTGGCGAGGCTTGTTTAAGAATGGATTTGACTGCCATACATGAGATTTTAGAAAAGCTTGGGTATAAAGATGACGAGGGTACAGCTACTGAG ATGTGGACCAACCAAAAGCAGGAAACATTAAATACGAAGAAGGGAGATGTTGCTTTCCAGCACAAAGATTTTATAGCTGCCACTGAACTCTATTCCCAG TTCATTGATGTTGGAAACATGGTTTCCCCAACCGTTCATGCACGCCGAAGTCTATCCTACCTCATGACCAACTTGCCCCAGGAGGCCCTAAATGATGCACTGCAAGCCCAGGCAATATCCCCTATTTGGCATATTGCATCTTATTTACAAGCAGTAGCTCTTTTTGTGCTGGGAAGGGAGAACGAAGCACAAGCAGCTCTAAAAGAGGGATCaactcttgaaaataaaaggagcaCAAATGCCTGA
- the LOC7465861 gene encoding tubulin beta chain, which yields MREILHIQAGQCGNQIGGKFWEVVCDEHGIDPTGNYTGNSHVQLERVNVYYNEASGGRYVPRAVLMDLEPGTMDSLRTGPYGKIFRPDNFVFGQNGAGNNWAKGHYTEGAELIDSVLDVVRKEAENCDCLQGFQICHSLGGGTGSGMGTLLISKIREEYPDRMMLTFSVFPSPKVSDTVVEPYNATLSVHQLVENADECMVLDNEALYDICFRTLKLTNPSFGDLNHLISTTMSGVTCCLRFPGQLNSDLRKLAVNLIPFPRLHFFMVGFAPLTSRGSQQYRALTIPELTQQMWDAKNMMCAADPRHGRYLTASAMFRGKMSTKEVDEQMINVQNKNSSYFVEWIPNNVKSSVCDIPPTGLAMSSTFMGNSTSIQEMFRRVSEQFTVMFRRKAFLHWYTGEGMDEMEFTEAESNMNDLVSEYQQYQDAAADNDDEYDEEEIVEN from the exons ATGAGAGAAATCCTCCATATTCAAGCTGGTCAATGTGGTAACCAGATTGGTGGCAAGTTCTGGGAGGTTGTGTGTGATGAACATGGGATTGATCCGACGGGGAATTACACTGGCAACTCTCACGTTCAACTTGAGAGGGTCAATGTTTACTACAATGAGGCTAGTGGTGGCCGCTATGTGCCTAGGGCTGTCCTAATGGACCTTGAGCCAGGGACCATGGACAGCTTGAGGACTGGTCCCTATGGGAAAATCTTTAGGCCTGACAATTTTGTTTTCGGCCAAAATGGAGCTGGAAATAACTGGGCCAAGGGACATTACACTGAAGGAGCCGAGCTGATCGATTCTGTTCTTGATGTTGTTCGAAAAGAGGCTGAGAATTGTGATTGCTTACAAG GCTTCCAAATCTGTCATTCTTTGGGAGGTGGAACTGGATCAGGAATGGGGACTCTGCTTATATCAAAGATCAGGGAAGAATACCCCGATAGGATGATGTTAACTTTCTCAGTATTTCCCTCTCCTAAGGTTTCTGATACAGTGGTTGAGCCTTACAATGCCACCCTCTCTGTACACCAACTGGTTGAAAATGCTGATGAGTGCATGGTCCTTGACAACGAAGCTCTCTACGATATCTGCTTTCGTACTCTCAAGCTCACCAATCCAAGCT TTGGTGACCTTAACCATCTTATCTCAACAACCATGAGTGGAGTGACATGTTGCCTTCGATTCCCTGGTCAATTGAACTCCGATCTTCGAAAGCTGGCCGTGAACCTAATCCCCTTCCCGCGTCTCCATTTCTTCATGGTTGGTTTTGCACCATTAACATCCCGTGGCTCGCAACAGTACCGAGCCTTGACCATCCCTGAGCTGACACAACAAATGTGGGATGCTAAAAACATGATGTGTGCAGCTGACCCTCGGCATGGTAGGTACTTAACTGCCTCAGCTATGTTCCGAGGCAAAATGAGTACCAAGGAAGTTGATGAACAAATGATAAATGTGCAAAACAAGAACTCATCATATTTTGTTGAGTGGATTCCTAATAATGTAAAGTCCAGTGTTTGTGACATTCCACCAACTGGGCTAGCAATGTCATCAACATTCATGGGAAATTCTACCTCTATTCAGGAAATGTTTAGACGTGTTTCGGAACAATTTACAGTCATGTTTAGGAGAAAGGCATTTTTGCATTGGTACACTGGGGAAGGAATGGATGAAATGGAGTTTACTGAGGCTGAAAGTAACATGAATGATTTGGTTTCTGAGTATCAACAATATCAAGATGCCGCTGCGGATAATGACGACGAGTATGATGAAGAAGAGATAGTGGAGAACTAA
- the LOC7465860 gene encoding serine/threonine-protein kinase BSK7 isoform X1: MGCECSKLSKCCWSSDYNGSVPEDRNEVNEEKSELDDLPAFREYNIETLRMATSGFSVENIVSEHGEKAPNVVYKGKLENQRRVAVKRFNRSAWPDARQFLEEARAVGQLRNHRLANLLGCCGEGDERLLVAEFMPNDTLAKHLFHWETKPMKWAMRLRVALHLAQALEYCTSKGRALYHDLNAYRIVFDDEGNPRLSCFGLMKNRRDGKSYSTNLAFTPPEYLRTGRVIPESVIYSFGTLLLDLLSGKHIPPSHALDLIRDRNIQMLTDSCLEGQFTNDDGTELVRLASRCLQYEPRERPNSKSLVAALIPLQKDTEVPSHELMGIQDGAAALPLSPLGEACLRMDLTAIHEILEKLGYKDDEGTATELSFQMWTNQKQETLNTKKGDVAFQHKDFIAATELYSQFIDVGNMVSPTVHARRSLSYLMTNLPQEALNDALQAQAISPIWHIASYLQAVALFVLGRENEAQAALKEGSTLENKRSTNA; encoded by the exons ATGGGCTGCGAGTGTTCGAAGCTTTCTAAGTGTTGTTGGAGCTCTGACTATAATGGATCAGTTCCCGAGGACCGCAATGAGG TTAATGAAGAGAAGAGTGAACTTGACGATTTGCCTGCATTTCGTGAATACAACATCGAAACCCTAAGGATGGCGACATCAGGGTTTTCTGTAGAAAATATAGTTTCTGAACATGGGGAAAAGGCTCCAAATGTGGTTTATAAGGGGAAGCTTGAGAATCAGAGGAGGGTTGCTGTGAAACGGTTTAATAGATCAGCTTGGCCTGATGCCAGGCAGTTTTTG GAAGAAGCAAGAGCTGTTGGTCAGCTCCGGAACCATAGGTTGGCAAATTTACTTGGCTGTTGTGGTGAAGGGGATGAGAGGTTACTTGTTGCAGAGTTTATGCCCAATGATACATTAGCCAAACACTTATTCCATT GGGAAACAAAACCAATGAAATGGGCAATGCGACTTAGAGTGGCTCTCCATCTTGCGCAAGCTCTAGAATATTGTACCAGCAAGGGACGTGCTCTGTACCATGATCTGAATGCTTATAGAATTGTCTTTGATGAT GAGGGCAACCCTAGACTTTCATGCTTTGGTCTGATGAAGAACAGGAGAGATGGAAAGAGTTACAGTACAAACTTGGCGTTTACTCCTCCTGAGTATCTGAGGACGG GAAGGGTAATACCAGAAAGTGTAATTTATAGCTTTGGCACCCTTTTGCTGGACCTTCTTAGTGGGAAACATATTCCTCCCAGCCAT GCACTGGATTTGATAAGGGACAGAAATATTCAAATGCTGACAGATTCTTGCTTGGAAGGCCAATTTACAAATGATGATGGAACTGAGTTGGTGCGGTTAGCTTCACGTTGTTTACAATATGAGCCCCGGGAGCGACCAAATTCAAAGTCTTTAGTTGCTGCTTTGATTCCTCTTCAGAAGGATACCGAG GTTCCTTCTCATGAATTGATGGGGATACAAGATGGTGCTGCAGCATTACCTCTTTCACCACTTGGCGAGGCTTGTTTAAGAATGGATTTGACTGCCATACATGAGATTTTAGAAAAGCTTGGGTATAAAGATGACGAGGGTACAGCTACTGAG CTCTCATTCCAGATGTGGACCAACCAAAAGCAGGAAACATTAAATACGAAGAAGGGAGATGTTGCTTTCCAGCACAAAGATTTTATAGCTGCCACTGAACTCTATTCCCAG TTCATTGATGTTGGAAACATGGTTTCCCCAACCGTTCATGCACGCCGAAGTCTATCCTACCTCATGACCAACTTGCCCCAGGAGGCCCTAAATGATGCACTGCAAGCCCAGGCAATATCCCCTATTTGGCATATTGCATCTTATTTACAAGCAGTAGCTCTTTTTGTGCTGGGAAGGGAGAACGAAGCACAAGCAGCTCTAAAAGAGGGATCaactcttgaaaataaaaggagcaCAAATGCCTGA